The Arachis duranensis cultivar V14167 chromosome 2, aradu.V14167.gnm2.J7QH, whole genome shotgun sequence genome has a window encoding:
- the LOC107473231 gene encoding uncharacterized protein LOC107473231, whose product MHRSRHLLPSSSSRCPPSVVLHTVVFNNSSLALRFSDYFFILIMEQSQSNPQAQDIVVQESQTGTSRDGGLVSWEVTLCSEEHADVRSGSKLSTSLNSQVVQSGPVSHID is encoded by the exons ATGCACAGAAGCCGCCATCTGCTCCCATCGTCTTCCTCCCGTTGTCCTCCCAGCGTCGTCCTCCACACCGTCGTCTTCAATAATAGTTCGCTGGCTCTTCGCTTC tcTGATTACTTCTTTATTTTGATT ATGGAACAATCACAAAGTAATCCACAAGCACAAGACATTGTTGTTCAAGAATCCCAAACTGGGACTTCTAGAG ATGGTGGTTTGGTTTCTTGGGAGGTCACTCTTTGCTCCGAAGAACATGCTGACGT GAGGAGTGGTTCCAAGTTGTCTACGTCATTAAATAGTCAAGTAGTTCAGTCTGGTCCTGTCAGCCATATTGATTAA